The DNA region AAAGCAGATTAAGCTGACTAGTGGTATGGTTGTCATTTGCATTAGCTAATAGCTGCTTTTGCATTAATTTAACGCTTAAAAAGCCATGGCTAGTTGATTTAATTGCTTGCTGTAAGATATGTTTTTCTTGAATAACATCTAGAAGTGAAGGGGACTGATCTAACTCATAGCTTTGTTCAAGCGTATGCTCTGATGCGTGCATGACGAGCACATCGCTGCCTTGATTCGCGATAGAAGTTGCTAGGTTTGTGATTAGACGCGGTTGTGTTTGTGAGGGTAAGGCGGATAAAACAGACACAACTCTAGGCTTTGGTTTTGCCATAATACGTCTTAATCCTGCAGCTTGATCGTTATGCATGACGCTATTATTGAAGTTTGACATGGTTAAATCTCCGCTAGTTGAGAGATGTTTCCAGTGCTACTGGCTTGTCCCATGACAAATGGCAATTCTTCAGTTAAGAATTGAAACGGACGATTTGCAGGCGACTTTAAGTTCAATGCCAAATGAATCAACTCTATTTTATTTGCTAAGTTGATATCCTCAGGAACACGCTGTCCATTAGCGGTGTAGTAAAGCTTTAATTTTTCACGAATAATGACATCAAGCGCATTGCCGATAGTGGCAGCTTCATCTAGTTTAGTGATGATGCAGCCATCAAGACCTTTCCCTTTGTAGGCTTGAATAACATCGGTGAGCGTTTCACCAGTATTAGTCGCGTTTAAGCACAGTAATTTTTTTATAGGTGTTTTGCTGCTCGAAAGCAGTGCAATTTGTTCCGTTACCATACGGTCACGCTGGCTTACACCCACGGTGTCAATCAGAATGGTGTGTTTGTTTTTCAGTTCATTGAGTGCAATAGCAAGGTCTGTTTCATCTTTAACAGCATAAACCATGACACCTAAAATCTTGCCATATATTCTGAGTTGTTCGTGACCGCCGACCCGGTATGCATCCGTTGTAATTAGCCCTAGGTTTTGTGTGCCGTGTTTCATGACGTAACGCGCTGCAAGCTTGGCTGTCGTTGTGGTTTTGCCTACACCGGTAGGGCCAATTAAGGCAAACACACCGCCTTGGTCTAACACCTCGGTTTCATTCTCGATGGTATGCAGATTTTTACCTAGGATGTACTTCACCCAGGCATTTGCTTTTTTGCTATCTAAATTCTCAGGTAGTTTTTCTGCTAAATATCTTGATAATGCAGGACTAAAGCCAGCCCCCAATAGTGCACCAAGTATTTCAGATTTAATCGGGTCGCGTTGCTGAACATTGCTCCAAGCAATCGTAGCAAGTTGCGATTCAATCACATTACGCATATTGCGCATCTCATTAAGCATGAATGCCATTTGCTTACTAGTCGCGACATTGCCTGCACTGGCATGTCGGTGAGCATCATTTATATGTGTTTGCGTGCTTGAGCTTTTTGATTGGCTATCTATTTTTTTAGCATCAAAGTGTTGATGTTCTTCACGAGCACTCTTATTCAATAATGATAATAATGCCGTTGGCTCATCATGATGTTTAGCTTGTTCGTAATTAAACGCATGCACGGCTTGGTTATCATTAACCATTGCATTCATCTCATCTTCTCTAAAAGCCATAATTTCATTACCGCCCGCTACTACCCGATTAGAAAGAATCACAGCGTCATCTCCCAGCTCTTTGCGGACCATTGTTAGCGCTTCGCGTGAGCTTTTACCGAAAAATCGTCTAATGTTCATGCAGAACCTCCAATTAGGCTAGTGACGCGTATTGTTTTTGAGTCGGGCAATTCTTCATGTGAAAGTACACGGAGATTGGGTACAGCACGGCGCAGAAATTTAGCTAGAGCTGCTCTAAGTGGAGCAGAGACTAATAACACAGGCGTTAAGCCCATTTGTTCTTGTTGTCTGGCTGCTTCTTCAGCTTGTCTAGATAGCGTTTCTGCCATACCTGGCTCCATCGCTGAGCCGCCTGTGTTATTTTGCATCGCTTGTAGCAATAGGCGTTCTAGGTTGTTATCCAGTGACATGACCGTTACTTCATTGCCTGTAGGGAATAGTTGTTGCACGATAGCGCGTCCAAGTTGCACACGCACTAATGCAGTTAAATCATTGGTATCTTGAGTCTGGCTTGCATGTTCTGAAAGTGTTTCAACAATTGTTCGCATGTCTCTAATATGAACACCTTCTACTAGCAAGTTCTGTAGCACTTTTTGCACGATAGCGAGTGGCATGAGTTTAGGTACTAAATCCTCAATTAGTTTAGGAGACTCTTTGCTAATGTGATCTAGTAATTGCTGTACTTCCTGACGACCTAGCAATTCAGCTGCATGCATGGAAATAATGTGGTTTAAATGCGTTGCGATAACAGTGCCAGCATCAACCACCGTGTATCCCATGCTTTGTGCTTCATCGCGAATACCTGCATCAATCCATACCGCTGGTAAACCAAAAGCAGGGTCTGTAGTGATATGTCCAGCAAGCGGACCTGTGACCATGCCTGGGTCAATCGCTAGATACTGACCGTAATTAGATTCGCCAGTCGCAATTTCAACACCTTTTAACGTAATTCGATAACCAGAAGGTCTTAATTCAAGATTGTCGCGAATATGTACAGTGGGGGCGAGGAATCCAATTTCATTCGCAAACTTCTTGCGTAAGCCTTTAATTCGCTTCAGTAAATCACCACCTTGTAGCTTGTCTACTAATGGGATCAAGCGATAGCCAACTTCCAACCCTACCGTATCTACCGGTGTCACATCATCCCAGCTGGCTTCTTCTACTTCTAATGGGGCAACAGGTGCTTCTTCAACATCAGGCTCTTCTTTGATCGTATTTTGTCGCTCATTCACAAGGTAAGCGATACCCGCAAGAAAGAGTGCTAATGTTAAAAATGCAAAATTTGGCATACCCGGAATGATGCCCATGCCACCCACAATGGCCGCAGTCACGTAAATCACTCTAGGGTTAGAAAATAACTGTGTCGTTAGTTGGCCGCCAATATCTTCAGTATTGGCTACCCTTGATACAACCACACCAGCTGCAACAGAAATAACGAGTGAAGGAATTTGCGCAACCAAACCATCACCAATCGCAAGTAAGGTATAGATTTTGACAGCATCTTCAAAGGCTAATCCGTGTTGAACCATCCCAACAATTAGGCCGCCTACAATATTGATAATCGTGACTAGAATACCTGCAACCGCATCACCACGGACGTATTTACTCGCACCATCCATTGCGCCGTAAAACTCAGACTCTTGACTAATTTCAGTTCGGCGTTTGCGCGCCTCATCTTCACCAATTAACCCAGCGTTCAGATCGGCATCAATCGCCATTTGTTTACCTGGCATTGCATCTAGAGTGAAACGCGCACCAACTTCAGCAATACGCCCTGCGCCCTTTGTTACAACGGTAAAGTTGATGATGGTTAAGATGATAAACACCACAATGCCCACTGTATAGTTGCCGCCAATCAAAAAGTGACCAAATGCCTCAATCACTTTACCAGCAGCATCAGGGCCGGTGTGTCCTTCGGTGAGTACAACGCGGGTAGAAGCCACGTTGAGTGATAAGCGTAGCATTGTGGTAACTAATAACACAGTTGGGAATGCGATAAAGTCGAGTGCCTTTTTAGTTTGCAACCCAATTAGCAATACCATGATAGACAGTGCAATATTAAAGCTGAATAACACATCCAGTGCGATAGCAGGTAACGGCAAAATCATCATTGATAACAGCAAAACAATGATAAGAGGTGCAGCAACCGTGCGGCTACCTAGATTGCTCATCCAGGCTGGTAAGTTAATTGGATTCATTAGGCAAACGCTCCAGGTTCATTTGACACATCATCTACGCTGGGAAGTGGCAACAGGCTGTGAGGATCCAATTCATCAGGTACCACTAAAGTGCTTGGCACTTCTGGTTGATGGCCCCCATCTTTTTTGAAAATACGCATTTGAAATACGTAAGCCAATATTTCAGCAACAGCTGTATATAAAGCTTCGGGGATTTCATGCTCTAGTTCAGTGTGTGCGTATATTGCACGTGCTAGTTTAGGTGATTCAACGATAAGAATTTTGTGCTCATCAGCAACTTCACGTATCTTCAATGCTACGGCATCCGCACCTTTAGCCACCACAACAGGAGCTCTCATACCGCCTTCTTTATATTGAATGGCAACAGCATAGTGGGTCGGGTTGGTAATGACGACATCCGCATTTGGGATTTCAGACATCATTCTACGTCTAGACATTTCTCGTTGTTGCTGACGAATTCTAGATTTGATTTCTGGATTACCATCAGACTCTTTAGATTCGCGCTTGACCTCTTCTTTTGTCATCTTCAGTTTTTCAGCGTATTGATATAACTGAAAAGGCACATCAATAGCTGCGATAAAAACAAGCACACTGACAATTGCTAAGAAGCTAAATAACAATAAATCATTCACTTCAGCAATACTTTGATTTAAGGGCAGTAACGAAAGTGAAAGAATCGACTCCATGTCGTTGGCGATAACGATATAAGAAACAACGCCTACTAAGATTGCTTTGCTTATAGATTTAATCAATTCAGCAAGAGCGTTCTTCGAAAACATATTGCTCAAGCCAGTGATTGGATTTAATTTTCCAAATTTTGGTGCAAGTGCTTTTTCACTAAATACCCAGCCACCAATCAGGGCTGGTGACGCAATCGCAACAACAAACAAAATCAACGCTAAAGGGGAGAATGCCAGCAATAGATTGTAAATGTTATCGGATATTTTCATTAAAAGTATCATTGGATCATAAGCATAAGCGCGCTCCAATGTTAGCCCTGAACTCATGGATGTTTTCAATGCCTCACCTAGTTGGCCTCCCATCATTAGCATTGCAAAGCCGGCAGCAAGCAATACTGTCACTGTAGCAAGCTCACGAGAGCGCGGAACGTCACCTTCCTCACGCGCTTTTTCTAAGCGCTTGGGGGAGGCCTCTTCCGTTTTCTCTAAATCGCTTTCTTCAGCCATTACGCGTCCTGTTACTTAAATAATGCTATTTGGGTCAACTTTGAAACTAAATGCTTTATTACTGACTATATTATTAATTAAAGTAATGTCATTGCATCTTGAGAATAAGCAGGTGAAAACCCTGCTTTCTTATTGTCGAGGTCTATTAAAGAATGATTTATTTACATGCTTAGATTATTTTTAATTATTTATAAAAAATATTAAAAATAATTTTCAATATAAAACAATTGGTTACGTGTTTTTATCATATTTATTTAAATTTTTTTATAAAATACCCTAAAGTTTTCAAAAGTACTGCCGATATATGGTTATTAGATGAAACCGTTAATGTTTATTGCTTTAATTTTTGCATCTAATTTGCAATTTACTAACGGTGTCAATCATAAAAACTTTAGGATTTTTGATGATTTTAAAAAGTTAATAAAATCAATATCTGTTATTTATTTGTTCATTATAAATACAGTTAATACATATATTTAAGTACCCATACAGCCAATGTAGGTGTTTGTAAGACAAGCACCTACATTGGCTCGTCCTGTTTCCTCACAAAAAAAACCGACAGCGTATTCTTGTTAATTGCGGTAAAAGAGCTCAAAGTGTATCTAACCAAAGCTCGTATGCTTTAACAACTGCAATATATTAAGAATCGGAAATAAAAATGACTGAAATAGAATTGATGTCGGAAATTAGAGATGCCAACCTCAACTATTTAATGTTGGCGCAGCAGTTGATTCGTGCAGATAAAGCCACCGCCATTTTCCGTTTGGGTATCAGTAGTGATATTGCTGACCTGTTAGAAGGTTTGAGTAATATGCAGTTGGTTAAGCTAAGTGGTGCTAATGTTATGCTGGCAAGGTTTCGCTTTGATGATAGTGCCATTTTGGGTATGCTTACTAACTATACAAAAGATCGATCACAAGCGCATTTACATACGGCCATCTTAATGTCTGGGCAAGTGGCCGAGTCAATGGTTTAGTTAAATAGTGCTCGTCACGGTAATAAAATTAAGAAGGAAACTATCATGGAAAATAAAAGCCCAGTGACTTCTGCCAAAAGTGTGGTCAATGAGTCGGAGCAAATTCAGCTTGCTATTCAGATGATTAAGTTGGGTGCGAGATTGCAACTGTTGGAGTCTCAAACTACTCTGTCACGTGAGCGCTTGATTAAGCTTTACAAAGAGCTCAAAGGCGTTTCACCACCAAAAGGCATGCTACCATTTTCTACAGATTGGTTTTTAACTTGGCAGCCGAATATTCACTCTTCTATTTTTTATAATATTTATAAATTTATGCTTGATTACACAGGTGAAACCGGTATTCATGCAATCATTAAGGCTTATAGTTTATATCTTCAGCAGGTGGAGACGGAAGAGGGTGCTGAGCCAGTGTTGTCTATGACGCGCGCTTGGACGATGGTGCGCTTTGTGGAGAGTAAAATGCTGAAATTGCAGAGCTGTAGCTGCTGTGGGGGTAACTTTATAGTCAATGCTTATGATTTAAATGGTCGTTATGTATGTAATTTATGCCATGTTCCTTCTAGAGCGGGAAAAACTAAAAAAGCAAAAGAGCTCACTTACAAGGTAGTAACAATGAGCGCTTAACGGGTGCTTGTAATGTTCTTATATTGTGTTAAGGTTTTGATGGCTTGTAGTACATAATGTCTAGAAGTACATAAAAATATAATAGAAACATTCAGTACATGCTCTGCATCACAGGGGAGTGAGTGTGTATCTGAAATTTAATTGGCATCAAATGTTGCGGTTATTCTTCAATAAAATCAATCTAAAGCCAGCTACACTCGCTGTTTTAATACAAGCTGTTGCCTTTTTTTTTGTTTTTTCATTCGCATGGATTGTTAAGTCGCAATCACTCTACGTGATAAGTGCTATGCCAATGTGGTTCATATCGTTTTTGGTCTTGATGCAAGCGACCGTTGCTGCATGGTTTGCAAATATAACGAATATGGCCAAATGGTGGCGTTGGATACACTTCATCTTCCCGCTAGCTGTTTGGGTAATGTCTCAGTTGCATGTTCCTAATGCAATCTATTTGATAGGATTTTTGCTTAGTCTAAGTTTGTACTGGACAACTTTTCGTACACAAGTTCCATTTTTCCCTTCTACAGCTGCCGTTCGGCAACAAGTTTTAACATTCATTCCTCAACATCAACCTATGCGCATCATTGATATAGGTAGTGGTTTAGGAGATATGTCTATGTATATTGCCAAAGTAAGGCCGGATTGCTTAGTCAATGGTATTGAAATAGCGCCCTTGCCTTGGTTAATCAGTGTGGTGCGCGCAAAGCTCAAAGGTTCAAAAGCAGATTTTAGAATTGGTGATTATCGATTATTGAATTTTGCAAACTATGATCTTATTTTTGCCTATTTATCACCTGCAGCAATGTCTGATTTGTGGCAAAAGGCACAAGCCGAAATGCGTTCTGGGGCGCTATTAATAAGTTATGAGTTTGAGATTGAGGGTGTCGAGTCGACAGAGGTTATTCAGGCTGGCGACAATGAGAAGATGTTGTACGTCTGGAAAATCAAATAATTTATTGCGATGGATATTAATCTTTATAGTTAGTGGTTTTGTCGGTAAGCGCATGATTATTTGATAAATATCTATCTTTGTAATTTGCTCAATATTGATGTTGCCTCATTAATTGATAGTAGTGTTATAAAAAATTGCTTTATTCAAGTAATTACTTTACGTTATATTGGCTATTCTATTAGGAATGTTTGAAAACTGTAGTATCAAAATCTGGAGTACGAAAGTATGTTTGTTATTATTGGGTACGTCGTTATCTGCGGAGCGGTTTTTGGTGGTTATGCTATGGCGGGCGGTCATTTAGGTGGCTTATGGCAACCGCTAGAAGTGGTGATGATTTTTGGTGGGGCGTTAGGTGCTTTTGTTGTAGGTAACGACAGTAAAGCAATTAAGGCTACAGTGAAAGCTTTACCTACCGTGTTTAAAGGGTCTAAATTTAACAAAGCCCTTTATATGGATTTGCTAGCGTTGTTATTTGAAATTCTTACTAAAATTCGTAAAGATGGCATGATGTCCATTGAGAATGATGTTGAAAATCCTGAGGCTAGCCCTTTGTTTAGTAAATATCCAGCATTGCAGCATGATCATCATTTAATTGAATTTATTACAGATTATTTACGCCTGATGGTTTCTGGCAACATGGACGCGTTTCAGGTTGAAAATTTGATGGATAATGAAATAGAAACGCATCATATGGAAGGGCATGTGCCTGCCCATTGCATATCAAAATTAGGTGATGGTTTACCTGCATTTGGTATTGTTGCAGCGGTGATGGGTGTTGTGCATACAATGGAAAGTTTGCATCTACCACCAAATGAATTAGGGGTTTTGATTGGGCATGCATTGGTCGGTACTTTTTTAGGTATTTTATTAGCTTACGGTTTTGTTGGGCCGCTTGCTGGCTTGTTAGAACAAAAGCTTGAAGAGAGCACAAAAATGTATCAAACGGTTAAAGTGACATTGTTAGCAAGCCTTAATGGCTATGCACCAGCTATTGCTGTTGAGTTTGGTCGTAAAGTGCTTTATTCAACAGAGCGTCCTGGTTTTGCCGAACTTGAAACGCATGTTAAGCAAGCTAAGGGCAAATAGGGGAAGTTGTTATGGCTGAGGAACTGCGCAAGCCGATTATCGTAAAAAAGATTAAAAAAGGTGGGGGTGGACACCACGGTGGCGCTTGGAAAATTGCCTATGCCGACTTTGTGACGGCCATGATGGCTTTTTTCTTGTTGATGTGGTTGCTTGGGTCAACTTCTAAGGCTCAAAAAGAAGGGATATCTGAGTATTTTAAAACGCCATTAAAAGTAGCATTGATGGGTGGGGATTCCGTCGGGGCCAGCGATACCTTAATTAAAGGTGGCGGTGGTAAAGATATGACGAAAAAGCAAGGGCAGGTCAAGCCGGTTGATGGTCCGCCAGGTAAGCAAAAAGCTGTTGATGTGAAAGATGCCAAAGCAGCGCTGGAAAAGGTTGAGGCTCAAAAGCTGGAAGAGTTAAAGCTTAAGCTAGAGCAATCCATAGAGGAAAGCCCTACTTTAAGTAAATTTAAGAAACAATTGTTAATCGATATCACTTCAGAAGGTTTGCGTATACAAATTGTTGATGAGCAAAATAGACCAATGTTTGAGTCTGCAAAAGCTGAGATGCAGCCATATGCTAGACAAATTCTGAAGGAAATTGGGCAGATGCTTAATGGAGTCTCCAATAAAATAAGTTTGTCAGGGCATACTGATGCAGCTACTTATTTAAATGGTGAAAAAGGTTATAGCAACTGGGAGCTGTCCGCTGACCGTGCTAATGCATCACGCAGAGAATTGATTGCTGGCGGGATGGATGAAGCTAAATTATTACGTGTTGTAGGGTTGTCTTCAGTTTCTTTGTTTGATAAGGATGATCCGCTTAATCCAATCAATCGACGTATCAGTATTATTGTGATGAATAAACAGGCTGAGATGGATGCAATGAAAGATGATGGGGAGGCGACATTGGCATCTGATGCAGATAGTGCGACGGTAGATAATGTACTGAATAAAAATAA from Methylotenera sp. L2L1 includes:
- the motB gene encoding flagellar motor protein MotB; protein product: MAEELRKPIIVKKIKKGGGGHHGGAWKIAYADFVTAMMAFFLLMWLLGSTSKAQKEGISEYFKTPLKVALMGGDSVGASDTLIKGGGGKDMTKKQGQVKPVDGPPGKQKAVDVKDAKAALEKVEAQKLEELKLKLEQSIEESPTLSKFKKQLLIDITSEGLRIQIVDEQNRPMFESAKAEMQPYARQILKEIGQMLNGVSNKISLSGHTDAATYLNGEKGYSNWELSADRANASRRELIAGGMDEAKLLRVVGLSSVSLFDKDDPLNPINRRISIIVMNKQAEMDAMKDDGEATLASDADSATVDNVLNKNN
- the flhF gene encoding flagellar biosynthesis protein FlhF yields the protein MNIRRFFGKSSREALTMVRKELGDDAVILSNRVVAGGNEIMAFREDEMNAMVNDNQAVHAFNYEQAKHHDEPTALLSLLNKSAREEHQHFDAKKIDSQSKSSSTQTHINDAHRHASAGNVATSKQMAFMLNEMRNMRNVIESQLATIAWSNVQQRDPIKSEILGALLGAGFSPALSRYLAEKLPENLDSKKANAWVKYILGKNLHTIENETEVLDQGGVFALIGPTGVGKTTTTAKLAARYVMKHGTQNLGLITTDAYRVGGHEQLRIYGKILGVMVYAVKDETDLAIALNELKNKHTILIDTVGVSQRDRMVTEQIALLSSSKTPIKKLLCLNATNTGETLTDVIQAYKGKGLDGCIITKLDEAATIGNALDVIIREKLKLYYTANGQRVPEDINLANKIELIHLALNLKSPANRPFQFLTEELPFVMGQASSTGNISQLAEI
- the flhC gene encoding flagellar transcriptional regulator FlhC, whose product is MENKSPVTSAKSVVNESEQIQLAIQMIKLGARLQLLESQTTLSRERLIKLYKELKGVSPPKGMLPFSTDWFLTWQPNIHSSIFYNIYKFMLDYTGETGIHAIIKAYSLYLQQVETEEGAEPVLSMTRAWTMVRFVESKMLKLQSCSCCGGNFIVNAYDLNGRYVCNLCHVPSRAGKTKKAKELTYKVVTMSA
- the flhA gene encoding flagellar biosynthesis protein FlhA, whose protein sequence is MNPINLPAWMSNLGSRTVAAPLIIVLLLSMMILPLPAIALDVLFSFNIALSIMVLLIGLQTKKALDFIAFPTVLLVTTMLRLSLNVASTRVVLTEGHTGPDAAGKVIEAFGHFLIGGNYTVGIVVFIILTIINFTVVTKGAGRIAEVGARFTLDAMPGKQMAIDADLNAGLIGEDEARKRRTEISQESEFYGAMDGASKYVRGDAVAGILVTIINIVGGLIVGMVQHGLAFEDAVKIYTLLAIGDGLVAQIPSLVISVAAGVVVSRVANTEDIGGQLTTQLFSNPRVIYVTAAIVGGMGIIPGMPNFAFLTLALFLAGIAYLVNERQNTIKEEPDVEEAPVAPLEVEEASWDDVTPVDTVGLEVGYRLIPLVDKLQGGDLLKRIKGLRKKFANEIGFLAPTVHIRDNLELRPSGYRITLKGVEIATGESNYGQYLAIDPGMVTGPLAGHITTDPAFGLPAVWIDAGIRDEAQSMGYTVVDAGTVIATHLNHIISMHAAELLGRQEVQQLLDHISKESPKLIEDLVPKLMPLAIVQKVLQNLLVEGVHIRDMRTIVETLSEHASQTQDTNDLTALVRVQLGRAIVQQLFPTGNEVTVMSLDNNLERLLLQAMQNNTGGSAMEPGMAETLSRQAEEAARQQEQMGLTPVLLVSAPLRAALAKFLRRAVPNLRVLSHEELPDSKTIRVTSLIGGSA
- a CDS encoding class I SAM-dependent methyltransferase, which codes for MYLKFNWHQMLRLFFNKINLKPATLAVLIQAVAFFFVFSFAWIVKSQSLYVISAMPMWFISFLVLMQATVAAWFANITNMAKWWRWIHFIFPLAVWVMSQLHVPNAIYLIGFLLSLSLYWTTFRTQVPFFPSTAAVRQQVLTFIPQHQPMRIIDIGSGLGDMSMYIAKVRPDCLVNGIEIAPLPWLISVVRAKLKGSKADFRIGDYRLLNFANYDLIFAYLSPAAMSDLWQKAQAEMRSGALLISYEFEIEGVESTEVIQAGDNEKMLYVWKIK
- the flhD gene encoding flagellar transcriptional regulator FlhD produces the protein MTEIELMSEIRDANLNYLMLAQQLIRADKATAIFRLGISSDIADLLEGLSNMQLVKLSGANVMLARFRFDDSAILGMLTNYTKDRSQAHLHTAILMSGQVAESMV
- the flhB gene encoding flagellar biosynthesis protein FlhB produces the protein MAEESDLEKTEEASPKRLEKAREEGDVPRSRELATVTVLLAAGFAMLMMGGQLGEALKTSMSSGLTLERAYAYDPMILLMKISDNIYNLLLAFSPLALILFVVAIASPALIGGWVFSEKALAPKFGKLNPITGLSNMFSKNALAELIKSISKAILVGVVSYIVIANDMESILSLSLLPLNQSIAEVNDLLLFSFLAIVSVLVFIAAIDVPFQLYQYAEKLKMTKEEVKRESKESDGNPEIKSRIRQQQREMSRRRMMSEIPNADVVITNPTHYAVAIQYKEGGMRAPVVVAKGADAVALKIREVADEHKILIVESPKLARAIYAHTELEHEIPEALYTAVAEILAYVFQMRIFKKDGGHQPEVPSTLVVPDELDPHSLLPLPSVDDVSNEPGAFA
- the motA gene encoding flagellar motor stator protein MotA, whose product is MFVIIGYVVICGAVFGGYAMAGGHLGGLWQPLEVVMIFGGALGAFVVGNDSKAIKATVKALPTVFKGSKFNKALYMDLLALLFEILTKIRKDGMMSIENDVENPEASPLFSKYPALQHDHHLIEFITDYLRLMVSGNMDAFQVENLMDNEIETHHMEGHVPAHCISKLGDGLPAFGIVAAVMGVVHTMESLHLPPNELGVLIGHALVGTFLGILLAYGFVGPLAGLLEQKLEESTKMYQTVKVTLLASLNGYAPAIAVEFGRKVLYSTERPGFAELETHVKQAKGK